A genome region from candidate division KSB1 bacterium includes the following:
- a CDS encoding family 43 glycosylhydrolase — MIYLKALLLAAVCSFLGTICVSAQNPIITDQFTADPSARVFNAKVYLYPSHDIPPVEGQKRENWFCMQDYHVFSSENLTDWTDHGVIISQYSVPWVDSTAYSMWAPDCIGRDGMYYFYFPTPPKENYGRGFRIGVAIADHPSGPFTPQPDPIENVHGIDPNVFVDKDGQAYLYWAGRGGFYAAALKDNMVELASEPKSIKGLPDEGLKEGPFVFERNNVYYMTFPHVADSTERLEYAIGDNPLGPFEPTGIIMEQRLDCWTNHHSIIEFKDQWYLFYHNNDLSPQFDKNRSVRIDSLFFNKEGTIQSVIPTLRGVGLTNASQKIQIDRYSQKSQDGTSIAFMDPLNTFEGWKTILDEPNAWIQYNAVDFGQKHFKTVHIRARSKTGCTLHVKLNKIDNQAIAHVNVPESKSWKIVGSPLTQNQVGIHNLIVLNKDQDVEIDWIHFSK; from the coding sequence ATGATATATTTAAAAGCGTTATTATTAGCGGCAGTTTGTTCTTTTTTGGGGACAATTTGTGTATCTGCTCAAAATCCGATCATTACGGATCAGTTTACCGCAGATCCTTCAGCCAGGGTATTTAACGCTAAAGTTTATCTTTATCCCTCCCACGACATTCCTCCTGTGGAAGGACAGAAACGGGAGAACTGGTTTTGTATGCAAGATTATCATGTGTTCTCATCTGAAAATCTTACGGATTGGACCGACCATGGTGTGATTATAAGCCAATACAGCGTTCCGTGGGTGGATTCGACCGCGTACAGTATGTGGGCGCCCGATTGTATAGGCAGAGACGGTATGTATTATTTTTATTTTCCCACGCCTCCCAAGGAGAACTACGGCCGGGGTTTTCGTATTGGTGTTGCGATTGCGGATCATCCTTCCGGTCCGTTTACTCCGCAACCTGATCCCATTGAAAACGTACACGGAATCGATCCGAACGTGTTTGTCGACAAAGACGGACAGGCTTATTTATACTGGGCCGGCCGGGGAGGATTTTATGCAGCAGCGCTTAAAGACAATATGGTGGAACTCGCCTCAGAACCCAAATCGATCAAAGGCCTGCCGGATGAGGGACTCAAAGAAGGACCGTTTGTGTTTGAGCGAAATAATGTTTACTATATGACCTTTCCACATGTAGCGGATTCGACGGAACGACTTGAATATGCTATAGGTGATAATCCGCTCGGGCCGTTTGAGCCAACCGGTATCATCATGGAGCAAAGGCTTGATTGCTGGACCAATCACCATTCGATAATCGAGTTTAAAGATCAGTGGTATCTTTTTTATCATAATAATGATTTGTCGCCCCAATTTGATAAGAACCGATCCGTCAGGATTGACAGCCTGTTCTTTAATAAAGAGGGTACCATTCAAAGCGTTATACCGACATTAAGAGGAGTGGGTTTAACCAATGCTTCACAAAAAATTCAGATTGACCGATACAGCCAAAAAAGTCAGGACGGTACATCGATTGCATTCATGGATCCGCTCAATACATTCGAGGGCTGGAAGACGATACTCGATGAACCCAACGCCTGGATACAATACAACGCTGTTGATTTTGGTCAAAAGCATTTCAAAACGGTTCATATAAGAGCCAGGTCAAAGACCGGCTGCACTTTGCACGTAAAATTGAACAAAATAGATAACCAGGCCATTGCACATGTAAACGTTCCTGAAAGCAAAAGCTGGAAGATTGTCGGTTCACCCTTGACCCAAAACCAGGTTGGAATACACAACCTTATTGTTCTGAACAAAGATCAAGACGTTGAAATAGACTGGATCCATTTTAGCAAATGA
- a CDS encoding glycoside hydrolase family 9 protein, with translation MYGPYKNCSYFFQNAKTLLLKQSTVFFLFIFFILTCNISAQTLHVNDLGYFETPGVNVLVFSNQYNGFFFDEKTAGIELIHHGVRTATGGAIRLQHTPEQWDLVPKVVDRNVNKQNNTIDVVLRYEEIGFDSRIRVSAKDKGVEISVYLDEPLPKKLKGQAGLNFEFLPASYFEKTYLVDGKPGIFPLYPSGNTSIKPKSEKILQFAGHSTFDDKGRNEFIVPQPLAAGQSIVLAPEDPERFVKVRSYENELMLFDGRNLGQNGWFIVRSLIPPEKTGKVITWYLEPNAIPDWKREPMIGFSQVGYLPDQDKVAVIELDENDTPLVTASVVQVTPEGKSIEIFKSDVKAWGQFLRYQYAKIDFTPVTEPGLYYIKYGDQKTNTFPIHTNIYQDIWHPTLDVWFPVQMDHMKVNEAYRTWHGVPFLDDALQAPVNHQHFDGYSMGPTTGTKYKPLERIPGLAVGGWFDAGDFDIQTGSHCGAILSLVDTWEHFGLDRDQTYINQATRYVDIHRPDGKPDILQQIQHGTLNLVAQIKSIGFPIRGIIVPNLHQYHHLGDASTETDNLPYNPELEPYESDGKSSGTLDDRWAFTERTSWTDCFTVAALAASNRALQSFDKPLADTCLVMAENLWKETSNLFKEADTSRMARWFGNSAKLTALLQLYISTEKEQYIQHFDELIWPSLDKNLPVSISTALQALPYMDNEFQTRLENYVIQYKYYIDELEKENPYGVPIISRGWGGNRMVINWAVTNYFANQAYPDIIGPQYIFKGLDYIFGCHPYSNLSFVSSVGTVSKKVTYGSNRADFTFIAGGVVPGLLLLQPDFLENKEDWPFLWGQNECVLDNCADYIFLSNAVNEIKNNK, from the coding sequence ATGTACGGTCCATACAAAAACTGCAGTTATTTTTTTCAAAATGCAAAAACCTTGTTATTAAAACAATCGACAGTTTTTTTTCTTTTTATATTTTTTATTCTGACCTGCAATATATCGGCTCAAACCTTGCATGTAAATGATCTGGGTTATTTTGAAACTCCGGGTGTGAATGTGTTGGTCTTTAGCAATCAGTACAACGGATTCTTTTTTGACGAGAAAACCGCCGGCATCGAGTTGATTCATCACGGTGTCCGAACGGCCACAGGCGGCGCAATCAGACTGCAGCATACACCGGAGCAATGGGACCTGGTTCCCAAAGTTGTTGACCGCAATGTGAATAAACAAAACAACACCATTGATGTCGTACTGCGGTATGAAGAAATCGGATTTGATTCAAGGATCCGTGTATCAGCCAAAGATAAAGGTGTGGAAATCAGTGTTTATCTTGATGAACCGCTTCCGAAAAAACTAAAAGGTCAGGCCGGATTAAATTTCGAGTTTCTGCCGGCATCTTATTTTGAAAAAACTTACCTGGTCGATGGAAAACCAGGAATTTTTCCTTTATATCCATCAGGCAATACGTCCATTAAACCAAAATCGGAAAAAATTCTCCAGTTTGCCGGTCATTCCACCTTTGATGACAAAGGCCGGAATGAATTTATTGTCCCCCAACCTCTTGCGGCCGGTCAATCCATCGTGCTGGCGCCTGAAGACCCTGAACGTTTTGTAAAAGTTCGCTCTTATGAAAATGAATTAATGCTTTTTGATGGGCGCAATCTGGGGCAAAACGGATGGTTTATTGTTCGCAGTTTGATTCCGCCAGAAAAAACAGGTAAAGTCATTACCTGGTATCTGGAACCCAATGCTATTCCCGATTGGAAACGGGAGCCGATGATTGGATTTTCTCAGGTGGGATATCTTCCTGACCAGGATAAAGTGGCTGTTATCGAATTAGATGAAAATGATACGCCGTTAGTGACTGCATCTGTTGTTCAGGTTACACCGGAAGGAAAATCTATAGAGATATTTAAATCAGATGTGAAAGCATGGGGGCAATTTTTGCGGTATCAATATGCAAAAATTGACTTTACACCTGTAACAGAACCGGGACTTTATTACATCAAATATGGCGATCAGAAAACAAATACTTTTCCCATTCACACAAATATCTATCAAGATATTTGGCATCCCACACTTGATGTTTGGTTTCCGGTTCAAATGGATCATATGAAGGTAAACGAAGCCTATCGTACATGGCATGGTGTACCGTTTCTGGATGATGCGCTTCAGGCGCCCGTTAATCATCAGCATTTTGACGGTTATTCCATGGGACCGACCACCGGAACAAAATACAAGCCCCTGGAGCGTATTCCCGGACTGGCTGTAGGCGGATGGTTCGATGCCGGCGATTTTGATATTCAAACAGGATCTCATTGCGGTGCTATTTTAAGCCTGGTTGATACCTGGGAACATTTTGGCCTGGATCGTGATCAAACCTATATTAATCAGGCGACTCGATATGTTGATATTCATCGTCCGGATGGCAAACCGGATATTCTACAGCAGATTCAACACGGGACCCTGAATTTGGTCGCACAGATTAAAAGTATTGGATTTCCGATAAGAGGTATTATTGTTCCCAATTTGCACCAGTATCACCATCTTGGCGATGCATCAACAGAAACCGATAATCTTCCCTATAATCCGGAATTAGAGCCCTACGAATCCGATGGTAAATCGAGCGGGACCCTGGATGACAGATGGGCCTTTACGGAACGAACGTCTTGGACAGACTGTTTTACTGTTGCTGCTTTAGCTGCTTCGAACCGTGCTCTCCAGAGTTTTGACAAACCTCTGGCCGATACATGTTTGGTGATGGCTGAGAATCTTTGGAAAGAAACGTCTAATCTGTTCAAAGAAGCTGATACATCAAGGATGGCCAGATGGTTTGGAAATAGTGCGAAATTAACGGCGTTGCTTCAGCTATATATTTCAACAGAGAAAGAGCAATATATACAGCATTTTGATGAATTGATCTGGCCATCATTAGATAAAAATTTGCCTGTAAGTATTTCCACTGCACTTCAAGCCTTGCCATATATGGATAATGAATTTCAGACTCGACTTGAAAATTATGTTATTCAATACAAATATTATATTGATGAACTCGAAAAAGAAAATCCCTATGGTGTTCCAATAATTTCTAGAGGCTGGGGTGGAAATCGCATGGTAATAAATTGGGCTGTTACCAATTATTTTGCAAATCAAGCTTACCCGGATATTATTGGCCCCCAATATATTTTTAAAGGTCTGGATTATATTTTCGGCTGCCATCCCTATTCGAATTTATCCTTTGTTTCGTCTGTTGGCACTGTATCCAAAAAAGTGACGTACGGGAGCAACAGGGCTGATTTTACCTTTATTGCGGGTGGAGTCGTCCCCGGTCTTTTGCTGCTGCAGCCGGATTTTCTCGAAAACAAAGAGGACTGGCCATTTTTGTGGGGGCAGAACGAATGTGTATTGGATAATTGTGCTGATTATATATTTCTTTCGAATGCTGTAAATGAGATCAAAAATAACAAATAG
- a CDS encoding glycoside hydrolase family 127 protein, with protein MKNIKPELWILFFLCPGLPFILQAQDRLYPETFPVGDVKLLEGPFKHARDLNIKVLLEYDIDRLLAPYRKEAGLEPKAPGYPNWAGLDGHVGGHYLSAMAMNYAATGNSECRKRMRYMISEIKACQDANAIVYPDWGIGYAGGMPNSEAIWNSVKNGDFGTYRRSWAPWYNIHKMYAGLRDAWLYAGNEEAKTIFLKFCDWGIHLTLELTDAQMQTMLDSEHGGINEMFADAYQLTGDKKYLTAAKRFSHKALLKPMSVGNDNLDNKHANTQIPKVVGFQRIAELANDKDYAKASSYFWHTVTQNRSLVFGGNSRKEHFPSVKACGDFINDVEGPESCNSYNMLKLTEHLFRFNPTVRYMDYYERTLYNHILSIQHPAHGGHVYFTPARPRHYRVYSSPNEAMWCCVGTGMENHGKYNEMIYTRHKDSIYVNLFIASELNWKEKGIKIKQETNFPDQAKTKLTVTGGSARVALMIRYPSWVKDGELKIRVNGKSIPIKSRPSFYFAIERLWRTGDNVQIILPMHHSVEQLPNVPDYIAFLHGPILLCAQTGKEDLAGLVADDSRWGQIPAGKRLPVDKAPILIADDLSRITDKLTPIEDKPLQFKISNLKMVNPQNFVLEPFYNIHDARYMMYWMALTPNQYETRIDSIAVAEKNKLALENRTIDSVAPGQQQPETDHDMKSLNSNSGVFLDEFWRDAKAGGYFSYRLNTNGETDLSLRVHYFGYEWGNRRFDIFIDNEKLLTEDNTGRWYQSVFKDVEYKIPNRMIEGKNNIRVKFKALAESTAGAVYFIRLLKSEHIKN; from the coding sequence ATGAAAAATATAAAGCCGGAACTATGGATCCTTTTTTTTCTATGTCCGGGATTGCCGTTCATTCTTCAAGCGCAGGATAGACTATATCCCGAGACCTTTCCCGTCGGTGATGTGAAATTGTTGGAGGGACCGTTTAAACATGCTCGTGATCTCAACATTAAAGTGCTTTTAGAATATGATATTGACAGACTGTTAGCGCCCTATAGAAAAGAGGCGGGACTGGAACCAAAAGCGCCAGGTTATCCGAACTGGGCGGGATTAGATGGACATGTTGGCGGGCATTATTTGTCGGCAATGGCGATGAATTACGCGGCTACCGGGAATTCCGAATGTAGAAAAAGAATGAGATATATGATATCGGAAATTAAAGCCTGCCAGGACGCAAACGCAATCGTTTATCCTGATTGGGGAATTGGATATGCAGGCGGGATGCCGAATAGTGAAGCGATATGGAATTCTGTAAAAAATGGAGATTTTGGCACGTACCGGCGATCATGGGCGCCATGGTACAATATACATAAAATGTATGCCGGCTTGAGAGATGCATGGCTATATGCCGGGAACGAAGAAGCTAAAACTATTTTCCTGAAATTTTGTGACTGGGGAATTCATCTCACACTTGAATTGACAGACGCCCAAATGCAAACCATGCTTGACTCGGAACACGGCGGTATCAACGAAATGTTTGCTGATGCCTATCAACTGACAGGTGATAAAAAGTATCTAACTGCCGCTAAACGATTTTCTCACAAGGCGTTGCTAAAACCCATGTCAGTGGGCAATGATAATCTCGATAACAAACATGCGAACACCCAGATTCCCAAAGTTGTGGGCTTTCAACGAATAGCAGAACTTGCCAACGATAAAGACTATGCAAAGGCAAGCAGCTACTTTTGGCACACTGTAACCCAAAATCGAAGTCTGGTATTTGGCGGGAACAGTAGAAAAGAGCATTTCCCAAGTGTGAAAGCATGCGGTGATTTTATTAACGATGTCGAAGGCCCTGAATCCTGCAATTCATATAATATGCTCAAGTTAACCGAACATTTATTCAGGTTTAACCCTACAGTCAGGTACATGGATTATTATGAGAGAACTTTGTACAATCATATTCTGTCAATACAACATCCCGCACATGGTGGTCATGTGTACTTTACTCCGGCACGTCCGCGTCATTATAGAGTTTACTCATCTCCAAACGAGGCGATGTGGTGTTGTGTGGGTACAGGTATGGAAAATCATGGCAAATACAATGAAATGATCTATACACGCCATAAAGATTCTATTTATGTAAATCTCTTTATCGCTTCCGAATTAAATTGGAAAGAAAAAGGTATTAAAATAAAACAGGAAACCAATTTTCCTGATCAAGCGAAAACCAAATTAACAGTTACAGGAGGCTCTGCTCGAGTTGCATTGATGATTCGCTATCCTTCCTGGGTAAAAGACGGGGAATTAAAAATTAGGGTTAACGGCAAATCGATACCGATTAAATCCCGTCCGTCTTTTTATTTTGCGATTGAACGGTTATGGAGAACCGGCGATAATGTACAGATTATTTTACCCATGCATCATTCAGTTGAACAGTTGCCCAATGTCCCTGACTATATAGCATTTTTGCATGGTCCGATTCTGCTGTGTGCCCAAACCGGTAAAGAGGATTTGGCCGGTTTGGTGGCTGATGACAGCAGGTGGGGACAAATTCCAGCCGGAAAACGGCTGCCTGTTGATAAAGCGCCGATACTCATTGCGGATGATCTTTCCAGGATTACCGATAAATTGACACCGATTGAGGATAAACCCCTGCAATTTAAAATTTCAAATCTAAAAATGGTAAATCCTCAAAATTTTGTGCTGGAACCTTTTTATAATATTCATGATGCAAGATATATGATGTACTGGATGGCATTGACACCAAATCAATACGAAACACGTATTGATTCAATCGCCGTAGCGGAAAAAAACAAGCTTGCATTGGAAAATCGTACAATTGATTCGGTCGCGCCGGGTCAGCAGCAACCGGAGACTGATCATGATATGAAAAGTTTAAATTCGAATTCAGGCGTTTTCTTGGATGAATTCTGGCGGGATGCCAAAGCTGGCGGGTATTTTAGCTATCGTTTGAATACAAATGGAGAAACAGATTTGTCTTTAAGGGTTCATTATTTTGGTTATGAATGGGGGAACCGGAGATTTGATATATTTATCGATAATGAGAAACTGTTGACTGAAGATAATACAGGCAGATGGTATCAATCAGTATTTAAGGATGTTGAATATAAAATTCCAAACAGGATGATTGAAGGGAAAAATAATATACGAGTTAAATTTAAAGCGCTTGCGGAAAGTACTGCGGGAGCAGTATATTTTATTCGTTTGCTTAAATCTGAACATATAAAAAATTGA
- a CDS encoding endo-1,4-beta-xylanase — protein sequence MYHGCNRLAIALIFSILIFISGPVSAQLVTNGGFENSDVGGMTETGTPGWLMIFGDDITPPVFEIVNEPVAEGNHALKTTVNGLGSNQWDIQVVADSIPVTQGATYNYSVWAKAEKAGAQVNFTVGNYSYSEYNVIRPATLTTQWKKFTMQFTVSDNQTYIRAPIHFSYAANAGNAIYLDNLQITDVNFGKTPVVVEAESGIIGSSFSVQQSDTITYVTTTSDYLGQTSPEDTSSMITYQVTFEDSGHYNLFARLRVGPNEWDDDSFFAAHGFGDKNDTARADWVFLNGLADVGFAHATDIVNGPGVAGSEIWKWVNLTKNFFPGELPQETFYVSSGSLLKTFQIGSREDGLWFDKFAFGRSDLYYTVEYLDEGLPGSVTPPEQDSSKFYRGPPLAEGASKFLGNVKGLGNNNFADYWNQLTPGNEGKWGSVATSSDTNNWNWSGLDDLYDYAKSNDLIFKDHCLIWGNQQPNWIESLDPDQQLIYIKAWFRMVGERYPDMDMVDVVNEPLHDPPSGESNGNYLAALGGKGETGWDWVIKAFELARTYLPNAQLLINDYHIINNHSATTSYLEIINLLRDRGLIDGIGVQGHRFELEYASTTTLKHNLDRLAATGLPIYISELDLGNLNDAGTPDDDQQLTLYKRIFPVLWEHPSVKGITLWGYIENQMWQPTCYLVHYDGAWRPAMEWLAQYIQDYVSGVEKYEKTIIPVFKLKQNYPNPFNPNTTIEFSIPEPAKTCLVVYDVLGRKVATLVNKDLTAGVYTITWNVDQGQAASGTYFCRLVSGDQVRTQKMLYIK from the coding sequence ATGTATCATGGCTGCAATCGATTGGCAATTGCTCTGATTTTTTCCATTCTTATTTTTATATCGGGCCCGGTATCGGCTCAACTTGTGACCAATGGTGGTTTTGAAAATTCGGATGTCGGTGGCATGACTGAAACCGGTACACCAGGATGGTTAATGATTTTCGGAGACGATATAACTCCGCCTGTTTTCGAGATTGTGAACGAACCGGTTGCAGAAGGAAATCACGCCTTGAAAACGACCGTGAACGGTCTGGGTAGTAATCAATGGGATATCCAGGTTGTTGCCGATAGTATTCCGGTCACTCAGGGCGCAACTTATAATTACTCGGTATGGGCAAAAGCTGAAAAAGCCGGCGCGCAGGTGAATTTTACGGTAGGCAATTATTCCTATTCGGAATACAATGTCATTCGCCCCGCAACGCTTACCACCCAATGGAAGAAATTTACCATGCAGTTTACAGTCAGTGACAATCAAACCTATATCCGGGCGCCTATTCATTTCAGTTATGCAGCAAATGCAGGAAATGCCATTTATCTGGATAATCTGCAGATCACGGATGTTAATTTTGGTAAAACGCCTGTTGTGGTTGAAGCAGAATCCGGTATCATCGGCAGCAGTTTTTCAGTTCAACAGAGCGATACCATAACCTATGTGACCACGACAAGCGATTATTTGGGTCAAACCAGTCCGGAAGACACCAGCAGTATGATAACCTACCAGGTAACCTTTGAGGACTCGGGACATTACAATTTATTTGCCCGGTTACGCGTGGGTCCCAACGAATGGGATGACGACAGCTTTTTTGCTGCACACGGATTCGGCGATAAAAACGATACGGCGCGTGCGGACTGGGTCTTTCTTAACGGGCTTGCCGATGTGGGATTTGCCCATGCCACGGATATTGTAAACGGGCCGGGTGTGGCCGGTTCGGAAATCTGGAAGTGGGTAAACCTGACCAAAAATTTTTTTCCGGGCGAACTGCCGCAGGAGACATTTTATGTCAGCAGCGGCAGCCTTTTAAAAACATTTCAAATCGGCAGTCGTGAAGACGGGTTGTGGTTTGACAAGTTTGCATTCGGCAGATCTGACTTGTACTATACAGTTGAATATCTTGATGAGGGACTGCCGGGTTCGGTCACCCCGCCGGAGCAGGATTCAAGTAAATTCTATCGGGGACCGCCTTTGGCGGAAGGCGCGTCAAAATTTTTGGGTAATGTCAAAGGTCTGGGCAATAACAATTTTGCCGATTACTGGAATCAGTTGACTCCCGGGAATGAGGGGAAATGGGGGTCTGTAGCGACGAGCAGCGATACCAATAATTGGAATTGGAGTGGACTGGATGATCTGTATGATTATGCAAAATCTAATGATTTGATTTTCAAAGACCATTGCCTGATTTGGGGCAACCAGCAGCCAAATTGGATTGAAAGTCTTGATCCGGATCAGCAACTCATTTACATCAAAGCCTGGTTTAGGATGGTCGGGGAACGGTATCCGGATATGGATATGGTCGATGTGGTCAATGAACCTTTACACGATCCGCCTTCAGGCGAGTCAAACGGAAATTATCTGGCTGCGTTGGGGGGGAAAGGTGAAACAGGCTGGGACTGGGTCATAAAAGCTTTCGAATTGGCGAGAACATATCTGCCCAATGCTCAATTATTGATAAATGATTACCACATTATTAATAATCATTCAGCTACCACATCATATCTGGAAATTATTAATCTGCTCAGGGATAGAGGGCTCATAGACGGTATTGGTGTACAAGGGCATCGTTTTGAACTGGAATATGCCAGCACCACAACGTTAAAGCACAATCTGGATCGATTGGCAGCAACCGGTTTGCCCATTTATATATCTGAATTGGATCTGGGCAATTTAAATGACGCCGGGACGCCTGATGATGATCAGCAATTGACCCTGTATAAAAGAATCTTTCCGGTATTGTGGGAACATCCGTCGGTAAAAGGAATCACTCTCTGGGGATATATTGAAAATCAGATGTGGCAGCCCACCTGTTACTTGGTGCATTATGACGGCGCCTGGAGACCCGCTATGGAATGGCTGGCTCAATATATTCAAGATTATGTATCCGGAGTGGAAAAGTACGAAAAGACGATAATACCTGTTTTTAAACTAAAACAAAATTATCCCAATCCGTTTAATCCGAATACGACTATAGAATTCAGTATCCCAGAACCTGCGAAAACATGTCTTGTTGTTTATGATGTTCTCGGCAGAAAAGTGGCAACATTGGTCAATAAGGATTTAACCGCAGGTGTTTACACGATTACCTGGAACGTCGATCAGGGCCAGGCTGCAAGCGGTACCTATTTTTGCAGATTGGTGTCCGGTGATCAGGTTCGGACACAAAAAATGCTGTATATCAAATAG
- a CDS encoding DUF5110 domain-containing protein: protein MFDQRYDNYNYEKGAYSTITFNWNDSKNVLTIYKRKGSFPGMLDERMFNIVVVNKNKGAGMATSVGKTILYSGEEMKSNLK from the coding sequence ATGTTTGATCAGAGATACGATAATTATAATTACGAAAAAGGCGCTTATTCTACGATAACCTTCAACTGGAATGATTCAAAAAACGTATTGACCATTTATAAAAGAAAAGGGTCCTTTCCCGGCATGCTGGATGAGCGTATGTTTAATATTGTAGTGGTCAACAAAAACAAAGGCGCCGGTATGGCAACATCAGTCGGTAAAACGATCCTGTATTCAGGTGAGGAAATGAAATCAAATCTCAAATAG
- a CDS encoding carbohydrate-binding protein: MMRSVPQAGATPRGLDIIPKKQVLHGFIDRISKNGNLLLNISPKADGTIPQEQKDLLLAMGSWLKKYGEAVYSTRAWQKYGEGPTKMGSGHGVFTAPAEGSAQDVRYTRSKDNTTLYAILLGWERDQKNVILKSLSSDRIDIKNLNSVELINGKAGKYLTLDYNQNTEGLEVRLPERPFKEPAYVLKLSFDRTIPPIDLYADVNCTPHYYIVPGENTGRLILGSDLRLAGKRKDHANQWKLEALGKGFYRILNRQNHEKVLACRVSGSSSHELFISDVSDKDSQLWKIEHSYNGLLAIFYKQFPSYVLAINNDLTEGERVELVNSEDGFSFGWKLLEVCEIEQKAFKPHTIPGTIEAEDYDTGCSGDAYYDTDEINEGGQYRYHEGVDIDNCSAGGYALGWTRAGEWLAYTVTVNQTATYRISFYIASASESGKLHLECDGVNKTGIISIPNTAGYQNWKPVKKTVKLDAGQHVLKLVVDGDYFNLDKMIFKEVKE, from the coding sequence ATGATGCGATCAGTTCCTCAAGCTGGTGCTACACCGAGGGGATTGGATATTATTCCGAAAAAACAAGTGCTTCATGGTTTTATTGACAGAATAAGCAAAAACGGCAATTTACTGTTGAATATATCACCCAAAGCAGATGGGACAATCCCCCAGGAACAAAAAGACCTTTTGCTTGCAATGGGTTCATGGCTTAAAAAATACGGCGAAGCGGTGTATAGCACACGGGCGTGGCAAAAATATGGAGAAGGTCCGACAAAAATGGGGTCGGGTCACGGTGTATTTACCGCTCCGGCGGAAGGGAGTGCACAAGATGTTCGCTATACACGGTCCAAAGATAATACGACACTTTACGCCATTCTGCTTGGCTGGGAACGAGATCAAAAAAATGTTATACTTAAATCATTATCTTCTGACAGAATTGACATTAAGAACCTGAATTCGGTCGAACTCATCAATGGCAAAGCTGGAAAATACCTAACATTAGATTATAATCAGAATACGGAAGGGTTGGAGGTTAGATTGCCCGAACGCCCTTTTAAAGAACCGGCCTATGTTTTGAAACTCAGCTTTGACCGCACGATTCCGCCTATTGACCTTTATGCAGATGTCAATTGTACTCCGCATTATTATATTGTTCCAGGTGAAAATACAGGTCGTTTGATTCTTGGTTCGGATTTGAGACTGGCAGGTAAAAGAAAAGATCATGCCAACCAATGGAAATTGGAAGCATTGGGAAAAGGATTTTATAGAATTCTGAACCGTCAGAACCATGAAAAAGTATTGGCGTGTCGTGTTTCCGGATCATCCAGTCATGAACTATTTATTTCAGATGTTTCCGACAAAGACAGTCAATTATGGAAAATCGAACATTCGTATAATGGATTACTTGCCATCTTTTACAAACAATTTCCTTCGTATGTACTAGCGATAAATAATGACTTGACCGAAGGTGAAAGAGTCGAGTTGGTCAATTCCGAGGATGGTTTCTCTTTCGGATGGAAGCTGTTAGAAGTCTGCGAAATTGAGCAAAAAGCTTTCAAACCACATACTATTCCGGGAACCATTGAAGCTGAAGATTACGATACCGGCTGTTCCGGCGATGCGTATTACGATACCGATGAGATAAATGAAGGCGGACAATATCGTTATCATGAAGGTGTGGATATTGATAATTGCTCTGCAGGCGGCTATGCGTTGGGCTGGACTCGTGCCGGAGAATGGCTGGCCTATACAGTTACTGTGAATCAAACCGCGACATATCGGATTTCGTTCTATATCGCGTCCGCTTCCGAAAGTGGAAAGCTGCATCTTGAATGTGATGGGGTAAACAAAACGGGGATTATTTCAATCCCGAATACTGCCGGTTATCAAAATTGGAAACCAGTAAAAAAGACCGTAAAGCTGGATGCTGGTCAGCATGTATTGAAACTGGTCGTTGATGGCGATTACTTTAATCTTGACAAAATGATTTTTAAAGAGGTAAAAGAATAA